In the Streptomyces fradiae ATCC 10745 = DSM 40063 genome, one interval contains:
- a CDS encoding DUF1254 domain-containing protein has product MPRVSDGAAPGTSAETLASISVPDRLETVFGAMDFFDGLPLPDTVTRGYDTLDLLRGIEVFLDCVPGASMVAMRRGLREVGIDSHTIGFAAPRCSSAPRVLTANTETTYGMTFLALDQDGPTVIEVPGDSLCFVNDLWQRYVTDMGIAGPDRGKGGKYLFLPPGHEGDVPDGYHVVRPATYGSWVLLRALGREQSLLTARIYPLSAAADPPEQRFVNWAEADFNTVHANDFSFYEEIDTLAQQEPPAALDPERAGLLAAIGIVPGRPFRPDDRMRSILDTAARTASGIVRSLAFKPRDPSFYLYPGRSSWKTPWPSHSHAFLSPEGARLLDARAVFHYVGAGTSPAMAAAPVGAGSQYAYTAEDSTGAWLDGARHYTLTLPRGIPAKNFWAVNVYDPQTRSLLRTDDPYPSVNSLSGAVRPEDDGDTVVHFGPTAPEGREGNWVRTVPGKGWFVMLRLYGPLESWYDQSWRPGEIEPA; this is encoded by the coding sequence ATGCCCCGAGTGAGCGACGGTGCCGCCCCCGGCACGTCGGCCGAGACCCTTGCCTCCATCAGCGTCCCGGACCGGTTGGAGACGGTCTTCGGCGCGATGGACTTCTTCGACGGCCTGCCGCTGCCCGACACGGTCACCCGCGGCTACGACACGCTCGACCTGCTCCGCGGCATCGAGGTGTTCCTCGACTGCGTGCCCGGCGCCTCGATGGTGGCGATGCGCCGCGGACTGCGGGAGGTCGGCATCGACTCCCACACCATCGGTTTCGCGGCCCCGCGCTGCAGCTCGGCGCCGAGGGTGCTCACGGCGAACACGGAGACGACGTACGGCATGACCTTCCTGGCGCTGGACCAGGACGGGCCCACCGTGATCGAGGTGCCGGGCGACTCGCTGTGCTTCGTCAACGACCTGTGGCAGCGCTACGTCACCGACATGGGCATCGCCGGACCCGACCGGGGCAAGGGCGGCAAGTACCTCTTCCTGCCCCCGGGCCACGAGGGCGACGTCCCGGACGGGTACCACGTCGTGCGCCCGGCGACCTACGGCTCCTGGGTGCTGCTGCGCGCGCTTGGCCGTGAGCAGAGCCTGCTCACGGCACGCATCTACCCGCTGTCCGCCGCGGCGGACCCGCCCGAGCAGCGCTTCGTCAACTGGGCGGAGGCCGACTTCAACACCGTCCACGCCAACGACTTCTCGTTCTACGAGGAGATCGACACCCTCGCCCAGCAGGAGCCGCCCGCAGCGCTCGACCCCGAGCGGGCCGGACTGCTCGCCGCGATCGGCATCGTGCCCGGCAGGCCGTTCCGGCCGGACGACCGCATGCGCTCGATCCTCGACACCGCCGCCAGGACGGCGTCGGGCATCGTGCGCTCGCTGGCCTTCAAGCCGCGCGACCCGAGCTTCTACCTCTATCCCGGCCGCTCGTCGTGGAAGACCCCGTGGCCGTCACACAGCCACGCGTTCCTCTCCCCGGAGGGCGCCCGGCTGCTGGACGCCCGGGCGGTCTTCCACTACGTCGGTGCGGGCACCTCCCCGGCGATGGCGGCGGCCCCCGTGGGGGCCGGCTCGCAGTACGCCTACACGGCGGAGGACTCCACCGGCGCATGGCTGGACGGCGCGCGGCACTACACGCTCACGCTGCCCCGCGGCATCCCGGCGAAGAACTTCTGGGCCGTCAACGTCTACGACCCCCAGACCCGCTCGCTGCTGCGCACCGACGACCCGTATCCGAGCGTGAACAGCCTGTCGGGCGCCGTCCGTCCCGAGGACGACGGCGACACGGTCGTCCACTTCGGCCCGACGGCGCCCGAGGGACGGGAGGGCAACTGGGTGCGGACCGTTCCCGGCAAGGGGTGGTTCGTCATGCTCCGTCTCTACGGTCCGCTCGAGAGCTGGTACGACCAGAGCTGGCGTCCCGGCGAGATCGAACCGGCGTGA
- the panD gene encoding aspartate 1-decarboxylase gives MMRTMFKSKIHRATVTQADLHYVGSVTIDADLMDAADLLPGELVHIVDIDNGARLETYVIEGERGSGVIGINGAAAHLVHPGDLVILISYAQVDDAEARALVPRVVHVDADNRIVELGSDASAPVPGTDTARSPHAVPAAR, from the coding sequence ATGATGCGTACCATGTTCAAGTCCAAGATCCACCGGGCCACCGTGACGCAGGCCGATCTCCACTATGTGGGGTCCGTCACCATCGACGCGGATCTGATGGACGCCGCCGACCTGCTGCCCGGCGAGCTCGTGCACATCGTCGACATCGACAACGGCGCCCGGCTGGAGACGTACGTCATCGAGGGCGAGCGCGGGTCCGGGGTCATCGGGATCAACGGCGCCGCCGCGCATCTCGTCCACCCCGGCGACCTGGTCATCCTCATCAGCTACGCCCAGGTCGACGACGCCGAGGCGCGCGCCCTCGTGCCGCGCGTCGTCCACGTCGACGCGGACAACCGGATCGTCGAGCTCGGCTCCGACGCCTCCGCCCCCGTCCCCGGCACCGACACCGCGCGCAGCCCCCACGCCGTGCCCGCCGCCCGCTGA
- a CDS encoding peptidoglycan DD-metalloendopeptidase family protein has product MAVRGRHRRQQPSRLNRASLTVTIGSALPLIGAGTAHAASVDVWEKVAACESTSRWHTNTGNGHYGGLQFTQATWEAYGGTRHAPRADLATKDQQIAVAEKVLKGQGPRAWPTCSERAGLARGGEAPAVQAATTRSDRAERDQRPATPTTIPNQRRESYTVARGDTLTGIAADEGVPGGWKRLYAQNRSVIGEDPDLIFPGQRLTLRAAAPAKPKPGTGPSTKAPDRPHTTTKPPSGTRPQAKPDTDAGQWQAETKRPAAKPQAEPRTQPVARPRPQPAAKPKPQPVAKPRTQPVAKPKPQPRPAAEPKPQTRPAAAKPRSGGLSAPVDSAPGTRYGKPGSSWSSGYHTGVDFPVPTGTSVKAVSSGRVVSAGWAGSYGYQVVIRHDDGKYSQYAHLSALTVRAGQTVSAGQRIARSGSTGNSTGPHLHFEVRTGPGYGSDIDPLSYLRRGGVDL; this is encoded by the coding sequence ATGGCCGTTCGGGGACGACACCGTCGGCAGCAGCCGAGCCGTCTCAACCGCGCCTCGTTAACCGTCACGATCGGCAGCGCGCTGCCGCTGATCGGCGCCGGTACCGCCCACGCCGCGTCCGTCGACGTCTGGGAGAAGGTCGCCGCCTGCGAGTCCACCAGCCGCTGGCACACCAACACCGGCAACGGCCACTACGGCGGGCTCCAGTTCACCCAGGCCACCTGGGAGGCGTACGGGGGAACGCGCCACGCGCCCCGCGCCGACCTGGCCACCAAGGACCAGCAGATCGCCGTCGCCGAGAAGGTGCTCAAGGGCCAGGGGCCCCGCGCCTGGCCGACCTGCTCCGAACGGGCCGGACTGGCCCGCGGCGGCGAGGCACCGGCCGTCCAGGCCGCCACCACGCGAAGCGACCGCGCCGAACGCGACCAGCGGCCCGCCACGCCGACCACCATCCCCAACCAGCGCCGCGAGAGCTACACCGTCGCCCGCGGCGACACGCTCACCGGCATCGCCGCCGACGAGGGCGTGCCGGGCGGTTGGAAGCGGCTGTACGCGCAGAACCGCTCCGTCATCGGCGAGGACCCGGACCTGATCTTCCCCGGCCAGCGCCTCACGCTGCGCGCCGCCGCCCCGGCCAAGCCGAAGCCCGGCACCGGACCCTCCACCAAGGCCCCGGACCGGCCGCACACCACGACGAAGCCGCCCTCCGGCACCCGGCCGCAGGCCAAGCCGGACACCGACGCCGGGCAGTGGCAGGCCGAGACCAAGAGACCGGCCGCCAAGCCGCAGGCCGAGCCCCGCACCCAGCCCGTCGCCCGGCCCCGGCCCCAGCCGGCGGCCAAGCCGAAGCCCCAGCCCGTCGCGAAACCCCGCACCCAGCCCGTGGCCAAGCCGAAGCCGCAGCCGCGTCCCGCGGCCGAGCCGAAGCCGCAGACCCGGCCCGCGGCCGCCAAGCCGCGCTCCGGCGGCCTCAGCGCTCCCGTCGACTCGGCGCCCGGCACCCGGTACGGCAAGCCCGGATCCTCCTGGTCCTCGGGCTACCACACGGGCGTCGACTTCCCCGTCCCCACCGGCACCTCCGTCAAGGCCGTCTCCTCCGGCCGGGTCGTCTCCGCCGGGTGGGCGGGGTCGTACGGGTACCAGGTCGTCATCCGGCACGACGACGGCAAGTACAGCCAGTACGCCCACCTGTCGGCGCTCACCGTCCGCGCGGGGCAGACCGTCAGCGCCGGACAGCGCATCGCCCGGTCCGGCTCCACCGGCAACAGCACCGGCCCCCACCTGCACTTCGAGGTGCGCACCGGCCCCGGATACGGCTCCGACATCGACCCGCTGTCCTATCTCCGCAGGGGCGGCGTCGACCTCTGA
- a CDS encoding (2Fe-2S)-binding protein, whose product MGTDAARVRAFTAADLRAVSAVGGFFVLAAEPPGPGPYLPLADVYAGAPHGPDRRPDGHGSRPRAMSTDPHAMSADPGGPDAGPGAPESGPRAAPLARRVALVAERLGTPEYRVAASIAQLGLAARLWSVALGAAALHGAVPDLSPGTLHWDPARSTPDELWWSGTGAGPATAPELLRTVQHGHLEPLAAAFRAAGPVSPALLRGNSGSALGGALRELTRWAERNGRPDAARRAAALAAELLDHPDLAGTLQRPALRRRTCCLYYRCPGGGLCGDCVFDAPPRRAAAGPGLAGGASAP is encoded by the coding sequence ATGGGCACGGACGCGGCACGGGTACGGGCTTTCACCGCCGCCGACCTGCGGGCGGTGAGCGCCGTCGGCGGGTTCTTCGTCCTCGCCGCCGAGCCGCCGGGGCCCGGCCCGTACCTCCCCCTCGCCGACGTGTACGCGGGCGCGCCCCACGGGCCGGATAGGCGCCCGGACGGCCACGGCTCCCGCCCCCGTGCGATGAGCACCGACCCCCACGCGATGAGCGCCGACCCCGGCGGGCCTGACGCCGGCCCCGGTGCTCCGGAGTCCGGCCCCCGCGCCGCCCCGCTCGCCCGGCGTGTCGCCCTGGTCGCCGAGCGGCTCGGCACCCCCGAGTACCGGGTGGCCGCCTCCATCGCCCAGCTCGGGCTGGCCGCGCGGCTCTGGTCGGTCGCCCTCGGCGCCGCCGCGCTGCACGGCGCCGTCCCGGACCTCTCGCCCGGCACGCTGCACTGGGACCCCGCCCGTTCCACGCCCGACGAGCTCTGGTGGTCCGGTACCGGGGCCGGGCCCGCCACCGCCCCGGAGCTGCTGCGGACCGTCCAGCACGGGCACCTCGAACCGCTCGCCGCCGCCTTCCGGGCCGCCGGGCCCGTCTCGCCCGCTCTGCTGCGGGGCAACTCCGGGTCGGCGCTGGGCGGGGCCCTACGGGAGCTGACCCGCTGGGCGGAGCGCAACGGCCGCCCCGACGCCGCCCGGCGGGCCGCCGCGCTCGCCGCCGAACTGCTCGACCACCCCGACCTCGCCGGCACGCTCCAGCGGCCGGCGCTGCGCCGCCGCACCTGCTGCCTGTACTACCGCTGCCCCGGCGGCGGACTGTGCGGCGACTGCGTGTTCGACGCCCCGCCCCGGCGGGCCGCCGCCGGGCCGGGTTTGGCGGGCGGGGCGTCCGCTCCGTAA
- a CDS encoding SDR family NAD(P)-dependent oxidoreductase yields MTVTEENQAYGPGIDPERLAVCLSVLEELDKLEVDHPDAVAVRRATAGIYRSVKQRRRQERRAAKTAHDRAVTEATATGSADRIDDETQGLLPSSSAVGEIAGILQRPRSCYTCKDRYVQVDAFYHQLCPSCAVENRARRDARTDLTGRRALLTGGRAKIGMYIALRLLRDGAHTTVTTRFPKDAVRRFKAQPDSDQWIHRLKIVGIDLRDPAQVVALADSVAAAGPLDILINNAAQTVRRSRSAYSELVAAESAPLPAGELPASEVIGTFGSGAVESVAALPSPRGGDGLTAQEVTALALVSGSASPARIAAGTAIDAGGLVPDLAPVNSWIQTVEQVDPVELLEVQLCNSTAPFILISRLRPAMAASPARRKYVVNVSAMEGVFGRGYKGAGHPHTNMAKAALNMLTRTSAQEMFESDRILMTAVDTGWITDERPHPDKMRLAEAGFHAPLDLIDGAARVYDPIVRGEAGEDLYGCFLKDYAPGKW; encoded by the coding sequence ATGACGGTGACAGAAGAGAACCAGGCGTACGGGCCGGGAATCGACCCCGAGCGCCTGGCCGTCTGCCTGAGCGTCCTCGAGGAGCTCGACAAGCTGGAGGTCGACCACCCGGACGCCGTCGCCGTCCGGCGCGCCACGGCCGGCATCTACCGGTCGGTCAAGCAGCGGCGCCGCCAGGAGCGCCGGGCCGCCAAGACGGCGCACGACCGCGCCGTCACCGAGGCCACGGCCACCGGCTCGGCCGACCGGATCGACGACGAGACGCAGGGCCTGCTGCCCAGCTCGTCCGCGGTCGGGGAGATCGCGGGCATCCTCCAGCGCCCCCGCTCCTGCTACACCTGCAAGGACCGGTACGTCCAGGTCGACGCCTTCTACCACCAGCTGTGCCCCTCGTGCGCCGTGGAGAACCGGGCCCGCCGCGACGCCCGCACCGACCTCACCGGGCGCCGCGCCCTGCTCACCGGCGGCCGGGCCAAGATCGGCATGTACATCGCGCTGCGGCTGCTGCGCGACGGGGCGCACACCACCGTGACGACGCGCTTCCCGAAGGACGCCGTCCGCCGCTTCAAGGCGCAGCCGGACAGCGACCAGTGGATCCACCGGCTGAAGATCGTCGGCATCGACCTGCGCGACCCGGCGCAGGTCGTCGCCCTCGCGGACTCCGTCGCCGCGGCCGGCCCGCTCGACATCCTGATCAACAACGCGGCGCAGACCGTGCGCCGCTCCCGCAGCGCCTACAGCGAGCTGGTCGCCGCCGAGTCGGCGCCGCTGCCCGCCGGTGAGCTGCCCGCCTCGGAGGTCATCGGCACCTTCGGCAGCGGCGCCGTCGAGTCCGTGGCGGCCCTGCCGTCGCCGCGCGGCGGCGACGGGCTCACCGCCCAGGAGGTCACGGCCCTCGCGCTGGTCAGCGGCTCCGCGTCCCCGGCCCGGATCGCCGCGGGCACGGCCATCGACGCGGGCGGCCTCGTGCCGGACCTCGCGCCGGTGAACAGCTGGATCCAGACGGTCGAGCAGGTCGACCCGGTGGAGCTGCTGGAGGTGCAGCTGTGCAACTCCACGGCGCCGTTCATCCTGATCAGCCGGTTGCGCCCGGCGATGGCGGCCTCCCCGGCCCGCCGCAAGTACGTGGTGAACGTCTCGGCGATGGAGGGCGTCTTCGGTCGCGGCTACAAGGGCGCGGGGCACCCGCACACCAACATGGCGAAGGCCGCGCTCAACATGCTGACGCGCACCAGCGCCCAGGAGATGTTCGAGTCCGACAGGATCCTCATGACGGCCGTCGACACGGGCTGGATCACCGACGAGCGGCCGCACCCGGACAAGATGCGGCTGGCCGAGGCCGGTTTCCACGCCCCGCTCGACCTGATCGACGGCGCGGCGCGGGTGTACGACCCGATCGTGCGCGGCGAGGCCGGCGAGGATCTGTACGGCTGCTTCCTGAAGGACTACGCGCCCGGAAAGTGGTGA
- a CDS encoding lipase maturation factor family protein, with product MEPFAWFASSDYWLGRLVFQRGLAGVYLVAFLCAALQFRPLIGERGMTPVPAYLRRVPARRAPSLFRLHYSDRFFAVCAWTGAGLALALAAGAGDAVPLAVSMPLWAVLWGLYLSIVNVGQTWYGFGWESLLLEAGFLAIFLGNDETAPPVLLMWLLRWLVFRVEFGAGLIKLRGDRCWRDLTCLCHHHETQPMPGPLSWFFHRLPRPLHKVEAAANHVTQLVVPFLLFAPQPVATAAALTIAVTQLWLVLSGNFAWLNWITIVLALSAVDGRLVTEAPNLPGPPLWYAVAVTAVTVLVLALSVRPVRNLLSRRQAMNRSFDPLHLVNTYGAFGTVGRVRYEIVVEGTTEPVAREGTVWRAYEFRGKPGDVRRLPRQFAPYHLRLDWMMWFAALSPAYAAQWFGPFVERLLEGDRDTLRLLRRDPFPGAPPALVRARLYRYRFTTWRELRSTGAWWERTPVRDFLPPTRLGTAAPGDGSRAA from the coding sequence ATGGAGCCGTTCGCCTGGTTCGCCTCGTCCGACTACTGGCTGGGCCGGCTGGTCTTCCAGCGGGGTCTCGCCGGTGTGTACCTCGTCGCGTTCCTCTGCGCCGCGCTGCAGTTCCGGCCGCTGATCGGCGAGCGCGGCATGACCCCCGTACCGGCCTACCTGCGCCGGGTGCCCGCGCGCCGGGCGCCGAGCCTGTTCCGGCTGCACTACTCCGACCGGTTCTTCGCGGTGTGCGCCTGGACGGGCGCGGGGCTCGCGCTGGCGCTGGCGGCCGGTGCGGGGGACGCGGTGCCGCTGGCCGTGTCGATGCCGCTGTGGGCCGTGCTGTGGGGGCTGTACCTGTCGATCGTGAACGTCGGCCAGACCTGGTACGGATTCGGCTGGGAGTCGCTGCTGCTGGAGGCCGGGTTCCTGGCGATCTTCCTGGGCAACGACGAGACCGCGCCGCCCGTGCTCCTGATGTGGCTGCTGCGGTGGCTGGTGTTCCGCGTGGAGTTCGGCGCGGGGCTGATCAAACTGCGCGGCGACCGGTGCTGGCGCGATCTGACGTGCCTGTGCCACCACCACGAGACCCAGCCGATGCCGGGCCCGCTCAGCTGGTTCTTCCACCGGCTGCCCCGGCCGCTGCACAAGGTGGAGGCCGCCGCCAACCACGTGACGCAACTGGTCGTCCCCTTCCTGCTGTTCGCCCCGCAGCCGGTGGCGACCGCCGCGGCCCTGACGATCGCGGTGACGCAGCTGTGGCTGGTGCTGTCGGGGAACTTCGCCTGGCTGAACTGGATCACGATCGTGCTGGCCCTGTCCGCCGTCGACGGCCGCCTCGTGACCGAAGCGCCAAACCTGCCCGGCCCCCCGCTCTGGTACGCCGTCGCCGTCACCGCCGTGACCGTGCTCGTGCTCGCCCTGAGCGTGCGGCCCGTGCGCAACCTGCTCTCCCGCCGCCAGGCGATGAACCGCTCCTTCGACCCGCTGCACCTGGTCAACACCTACGGCGCCTTCGGCACGGTCGGGCGGGTGCGGTACGAGATCGTCGTCGAGGGCACCACCGAACCGGTGGCGCGCGAGGGAACGGTCTGGCGGGCGTACGAGTTCCGGGGCAAGCCGGGCGATGTGCGGCGGCTGCCGCGCCAGTTCGCCCCGTACCACCTGCGGCTGGACTGGATGATGTGGTTCGCGGCGCTGTCCCCGGCCTACGCGGCGCAGTGGTTCGGGCCGTTCGTGGAGCGGCTCCTGGAGGGCGACCGGGACACGCTGCGGCTGCTGCGGCGCGATCCGTTCCCGGGCGCCCCGCCGGCCCTGGTCCGGGCGCGGCTGTACCGGTACCGCTTCACCACCTGGCGCGAGCTGCGCTCCACGGGCGCGTGGTGGGAGCGGACCCCCGTACGGGACTTCCTGCCGCCCACCCGCCTCGGCACGGCGGCCCCCGGCGACGGGAGCCGCGCTGCGTGA
- a CDS encoding DUF1990 family protein produces MTPPARPLGRTAPAGPPRLTYPEVGATRTPQALPGGYHHLRHRTLVGHGRGAFEAAGTAVTTWRMHRAAGTRLRADAVRAAPGVRVRVALGLGPLEYGVPCEVVWTAYERTRTGFAYGTLPGHAEIGEEAFVVDIAPDGSVWFTVTAFSRPGRWFTRLAGPLVPVAQRWYARRLGRTVRRVARG; encoded by the coding sequence ATGACGCCGCCCGCCCGCCCGCTCGGCCGCACCGCCCCCGCGGGCCCGCCCCGCCTCACGTACCCGGAGGTCGGCGCGACCCGCACCCCGCAGGCCCTGCCCGGCGGCTACCACCACCTGCGCCACCGCACCCTCGTCGGCCACGGCCGTGGCGCCTTCGAGGCGGCGGGCACCGCCGTCACCACCTGGCGGATGCACCGCGCCGCGGGCACCCGCCTGCGGGCCGACGCGGTCCGCGCCGCCCCCGGCGTGCGCGTCCGGGTCGCCCTGGGCCTCGGCCCGCTGGAGTACGGCGTGCCGTGCGAGGTCGTGTGGACCGCGTACGAGCGGACCCGGACCGGCTTCGCGTACGGGACCCTGCCCGGCCACGCGGAGATCGGCGAGGAGGCGTTCGTGGTCGACATCGCACCGGACGGCTCGGTCTGGTTCACGGTGACCGCGTTCAGCCGCCCGGGCCGCTGGTTCACCCGGCTGGCCGGGCCGCTCGTGCCGGTCGCGCAGCGCTGGTACGCCCGGCGCCTCGGCCGGACCGTGCGGCGCGTCGCCCGCGGCTGA